The sequence accaacttccccattAATTTACTATTGAAtggttaatttatttattcgtTGGATCGTGGGAAAGATAATCATTTTAGCCACGAAAACCGTGAATTGGTTAGCTGCCATCTTATTGCATGCGTGTTGGTTTCCTCAACCTGTGATGTTGACATTAATGTGATTATGTGAAGAATATGTCTCGGATCTAACAAATTTATATTCGTTGGATGATTCGATCTAGTCCAAAAATagagtaaaaagtaatatttttgtcataataatatttttaatagattGAGTAGAATAAGATATTTATCTTACAAACTCAGTTAGTAAAACGATCTCATATGAATTTTTGTGTGATGTTTGAATACACGTTACCTTCGTATAATTGTTAAGTTATCATATTATTCAAAAAAGCTATCCTCCGTACAAAAGTAAAGCGGTTTGAATAAGAATATTTACGTAATTTCTTTTTATACATGCATGTGTATAGATGTGCAAAAAAATCGGGAGTGATATTTTCAGTACATTGTTTTCTACAAgatgtttattttcaaaataaataaaagtggttaaatcaatattttttgtttgaattaACCGATATGTTAATGTGAATATCTTATATTAAAAAACTGAGAGTGTTACTTCCCGTGTAGAATAGAATGAACTATgcatattatatatgtatgttagTTTTATTATCAAAACTATGCATGCCTACACATGTACATACGATCGAAAAATTACTATACAAAATATTACtatatttgtatataatctAACCTCGAAAGATAACAATAAATTTCATGTTCGATACAGTTATAAGGAAGATCTAAAGATACATAGGATAACTCCGATTCGTGatacaaaattataaatcaaatacTATAAGCTCTATCCCTATTCTATCTGTTCCACATGTTATATATGGAACATAAACAACAATTCCATAGGTTGAAGGGTTTGCTATAAAATAACGTACAAGGCATAGCAACTTATGTAAGGGCCAATGGAATTTCAAATTCTCAGCGTTCTCAAATCTCTCTAGGGAAAGATATACTCTTAATACATTGATGTGGGCAACATGTGGCGCATGTTTCGACTATAGCAGCGTAAAGTTCACACCGGCTCAACCACGGGTTCATACGTTCATACCATGGTCACCCCAACACTGTGTTGTTTAATTTAGTGAATTTGTTTGACATCTAGCTATGTGTAATCTGGTGGACATAGGTTTGCTGGACTGAACTAGTTTAAAACTTTATATATTCTTCGAGTTTACCTCTGCTTCGGTAGTTTTTGATTGACTTAATCAACAAAActgcaaaaaaaattataaaaaagttGAATCTTACAAATTAACCAATCTTGGGGAAAAACATTAAACTATAGGAATTATAAATCGTGTGACAAAAAATATGCAAGTAAAACTACATAAGACtggacaaaaaaaattcattaattcaATCAGTAGCTAGGCGGCTTTCTTACTTTTCTTCCAAGCGACTGAAATTTCAAAAAGCTGGTGCATGCATCATATTTAGCTTAACAAATTCCCAACAGTCTAGCAAACAATATTAATTTGCGTTGGCAATGACATACACATTCTTGAACAAAAAAACGTGGACATAAAATGATGTCAAACCTCGCTTGATCTATTAATTGGTAaacattaataaatttataatttcttaaaagcCTAAAAACTTCACTTAAATTAAACTCAAAATTCAATCATACATGCTGATAATCAGCCACCAATACTAGGTGAATACGAGGTTCAAGAACATACCTCTAGCAGCAACGCCTGGCTCGTGGGTTGGTACGACAAAGGATGAAATAACATAACTATTTTTTCACTCCAAATATTATAAACCTTGAGCCAAATGCGAGAAGATGAAGTTGTTGAATCTCAACGTTCGCACTACATGGTGCGTATGTATATCCATGTTGATCCTTCTTCTTCTAAAGCAAGAACCAAGAAATGAACAAAGAGACAATGCAAACATCGAATTTAAGACAAAAACTACATGTCTTCTCTTCTAAGCTTATTCAAAAGGGTTGTAATAAGAGCATCCCTTCTCTCAGCTCTAGCTTCTTCCATAATCCTCCTTTGTTCCTCCCTTTCCCTCCATCTTCTCTCCATCATTATCCTCTCATTCTCCAAAGCCTCCATTTTTTGCCTCCATTCGATCTCTTTCACCCTCCTCTCCTCCTCTCTTGCTTCATAAGCTTTGATCCACTGCATCTCCATTTCCATTTGCTGTTTCATGTAGCCCTCCATTATACCCTTTACCCCGTTTATTATTGAACTCACATTGCTAGAACTCGTTCCAGCCGCAGGGTTTCCTGTTTCTTTCCCTTTAAGGATCTTCTTCCTTCTTGTTCCCACGGCCTTCTCTCCTTCGCTTTCCTCGTTTTCGTCTTCCTCCTCGGACGAAGAATATTGGGCTGCCGAAGTCTTTTTTCTCTTCTTCGAAGTGCTGGCGGTGGCTCCGCCACCCTCAGCCTCCAGCCAAAGCATTCTTTGCATTCTTGCGGTGAATATGGTTTGCAGATCATTGAAAAATGGAAACTGTTGCCTCATCCCTTCTGCTTCCATCGCTTCGCATCCctatgtataaaaataaataaataaattagaaaacttGCAAGCTAAGCATCTTTTTTGGTACAATCTTATCCTATAACTATTATCCCATATGCTATAAGTTAATATATCGCAAAGTTCATTTATCTTAGTACATATAAGAATAATGAGATAAAGCTCGTATTAATAATTAGTTACTACACACCAGAAATGATTATGACCTTATCTATGGcgtatatattaaaatataattaatatctgtaatctaattatttttttacaacaaTATGCACACACATAAACATATTTGTGTATATACCTTATAGCGTGTGACAAGGTTTTTCCACTTGCATTTACACTGATCAGCGCTTCTGCTGTAACCCTTTTCTTTCATCCGGGTCGAGATGACTTCCCACAGAACCTTATTACGCTTGGTCTCCATGAAATTGGGGTCGAGATCTGCCCGAATAATCAGCAAATCCCTCGTTTCTAGAATACTCCATTGAGGAAACCTGTCTCCACTCGCCGTATCGATATTCATAGCTGCAGAATAAGGATTATGCAACTGCGAATGATCCATAAATAGAAAGATAATAAATCTTGGCTGGATATGAAGAACTGAAGGAAACAAGAAAAGGGTGGAAATGAGAACTTGGAAAAAGGGTTTTCTGATAATCGTCGTGCggtattaaatttaaaaggggCAGTGTGAAAATATGGCGTGACAAATGGAAATCTTTTTCAAAGGAATATTTGGCTTAGGTGTCAAAGAAGAGAGCAGAAACCGAAACTCTTTTCCTTTTAGATCGTTCCTTTTTTCTCTTTTGCACAGTTTCTGTATTCCTTCTGTCTCATCCTTCTACGCGGAAACTGATTTTCCCTTTtcaaaatacatatttatatgctttttgtatttatgtttatttactTTGGTGTAAATATCTTTTTGGAGCGTACACATTTGTTCATATTGCGCGCGTTTCGCTGTCGCCATGCTGACCAGCTGGAAAAAACAAAGATTAGAGCGAAAGGGCGTTGTCTTTTGTTTTAAGCAGTCTTTTGCTTCCAAGTGGACGTTTTTAAACCTCAACAATTATTTTTCGTgcgtttattttttaatatattgttaaattttagtattaatttgttatttttgtttaaattatgtCTTTTCTTTTTCAACATGACAATGAAGTTGTTCTTATGTAATAATTATgataagaaaaatttaaattatcaaaattcgaaaaatatATGACTAAATTTGTTGATATAGATTTATATAATAGCACTTATTtctattatataattataaatatatataatatatatagtttttacTATTCTCTTTCATCAAGTCTCGAATCCAGCTCTACTTAATGTCACATTTTAGTGACAAAAATTGTGAATTATATGAGAGAACAAtatgaatataatataatagcCTTGTTTGAAAACttcgaaaataaaatattactttttttatttttaaaaacaatgaaAAGGTTGgtaatttatatattcaaaggtaaattttgaatttataccTAATTCGATTATTTTTGTCAAAATCTCcatgatttgattattattttttgcccTTTAACTATAATTTTTCTTCATTACATATTCTTCTCGATGTATATCACTGCCTCCACTTTAGAATTTTTCTTAAGCTTTAAAACTTAAcatgttaaataattaattgatttgatgtatttattttaaaaaatatgcacGCTTGATTTAGGCCATAAAGTTGCCTTTTACATGTGATTGTTACCCTAGTAGGATCGGCTCGTCAGacaatttaaatgaattaagttgaaattttttcaacCCATTTAAATAAGGTAAGCCAACCAGCGCAGGTCACAAGCCTAAGTGGGTCAGCCTGTGGCATGCTTGGGTTGGTCTGTGGGTCTGgaaggaaaataaattttttaatcatagatttattgtgatatatgaatttttaaatgaaagttttattttttttgtactaTTTACTTTGTAAAAAATGTAAACACGTGAAATCAAtaatagaatttttattgatatttgataaatatatatttatgaaataaaatttttaattaattataatattttttatttttattttttgtggtgTGACTCGTTGGTCGGCTAGTCTAACTCGCAACCCACCTTGGGTTGGGGATTTCCAGTCTGTCGGGATGGTGGATTGTCCAGCCCGGTCATGGGTGTGGGCCTGTTTGACAGCTCTAGTTTCAAAAAGTCAGGTTCCGATGCTAGCACGTGCCTACAGTTATATGTTGGACTGATATATGAGCTTTCCGATAACGTCTTGTAAATTTACGCTTCATATGTTCATTATTGGGCATGagagggtgtgttagttgtctcacGTCGATTGGATATAAATCCATATAAGTTGTGTATATGGACTTGAACAATCCTCCCTCCTTGAACTAATTTTTGGTATTGAATTAAATTCAAGTCACAATATTTTAACATTTGTAACAAATTTCGTACCCTTCTTTAAGAAAATAGCCTAAGcctatatttgttgttgttgttgttgttgttttttactttttacattTCATTAGAAAAAAATCAGATTAAATTACAATCGTTTAACTTTCAAAAGTAAAGGTGCAAAGTAATGTAATGATAGGATTAGACTATGTGAAAATTGTCGCATCAATCCACCTTTTttattaatgatagtaaatatacaccttaattaaataattagaaaatgaataattttaatttgtttctttTGGTGAGACAACGGATCAATAGATAATCTTCGCATTCATGCAAACCGTGTGCACATTATTGTCATAAAATGGAAagccttcttttttttttatttctttattttgtttatta comes from Primulina huaijiensis isolate GDHJ02 chromosome 2, ASM1229523v2, whole genome shotgun sequence and encodes:
- the LOC140971075 gene encoding trihelix transcription factor GT-3b-like; the protein is MDHSQLHNPYSAAMNIDTASGDRFPQWSILETRDLLIIRADLDPNFMETKRNKVLWEVISTRMKEKGYSRSADQCKCKWKNLVTRYKGCEAMEAEGMRQQFPFFNDLQTIFTARMQRMLWLEAEGGGATASTSKKRKKTSAAQYSSSEEEDENEESEGEKAVGTRRKKILKGKETGNPAAGTSSSNVSSIINGVKGIMEGYMKQQMEMEMQWIKAYEAREEERRVKEIEWRQKMEALENERIMMERRWREREEQRRIMEEARAERRDALITTLLNKLRREDM